The DNA window TGgatttatttctttggtGGGTTATTCATATCTATCATTTGGAGAAAAATACTAAtctattttgattttaatcTTTTTATTGTCATTAATGACAATGAAAAGCTCTGGTATAAGAacatttgattgatttatttccctcctttgatttttttgaaacttactactatatatattctttctttctttctttctttggttctgtgttttgttttgtcattattttttgtttgtggAAGGAAATTATGAagtttttttcaaaagttgAAGTTTCTTAGGttgttttaaattaatCTTCTTGCACCTCACCCCCTTTgcttcttttcttttcttttcttttctttcattcattttttcttttttttttataatttcgTTGTGTTATTTattctttcatttcttttgcTAAGAAAGTATTTATCTATGAATGAAActtgagtttttttttttgtttctttctggatttttcccttttttaTAATCCCTTTTtggattttgtttttatttatcaactgAAGGAATAAAAATGAAGGTTTTATTAAAATGATTCAAGATACTCAAgttttgaattttctttaaaaggaaattatatatatatatatatatattttttttggttcttgatgttgttgttggtttttcttttgtttttgtttttgttttttgatttttgatttttgatttttgatttttttttttttcaattcaattctcaATCTTGGGTTTATTTAATTCCTGATTGAATGAATATaatggaagaagaagaagaagaagaactattattattattactttatcaatttatttggattgagtttaataattttttctttctttctttctttctttctttcttttcatttttattttcgACATTGGGGGCTTCTTTCTTGTGATTGGTGTCCTAAATGAAAGTTATAACAaatgatcaattttttttttttgtttgattttatataaaattaattgattaactCAATGGAGCTTATTCTTGAATTTCATGGATGTCAAAAcccacttttttttttttttttttacctttATTTTTCCAAACCCGTTGTTTCTATCCATAAAGAATAGGATACATTATTGCATAGTCAAATATGCCGGGTTTTTATAATGATGgtgattattattgttgttattattctttttctttaaaaagATGAAACATCCAAGCAACATAGAGTCAAGCTCTGATTACTTGATATTCACTGTCTGGAAAGATGGCAGGTTTATCAAAGTTGAAGAGAATTGCAAATAATTTCTGATTATtaaaaagataataataataataataataataataataataataataataaatatgattAAATAGGTTatttcatatatatatatatgtatgtatgtatgtatgaatagatttgattgttgttattatgaAAATTATAAGATAACtataaaagaattaaattaaattaaatcaaattaataaacTAAAAGTTAAAAAAACACAGACAGAACACTAAAAACTAATTGCCcttctttcatttcttaTTTTATTCTACTTTCCAATGACTAGTTAAActattaccaccaccagaagaattatcattactCAGTAATTCAGCAGCATAAAGAATTAAAGTTGTTCCCATATTAAtccaattccaaaattGCCAAGGAtgaacaattaattgaatatcaTTATCCCAAccattactattactattactattactactactactactactagtacTCCAAAGGGGCCAAAGTTTTAATTCAGTACCTAATTCTCCATTATATGATAACATTAAATGAGTATAAACAGCAATTATTAAACATGGAGAATAAGCATATATTAGTCGTATAATAACTGATGGTGGTTGATGATGAGGAGGTTTAAGACGGAAAGAATTTTTcgtttttaatttcaatttcccagatttttctatttctgatactgaagttgttgttgttgttgttgttgatgatgatactTCTTTGAAACTTGATAATGATACACTTGAAGGTTGACGTGATGATCCTGATTGGGGAGTTTTTGGAGGTGTCACTAAAGGATAAGATACTGATTGATATAAACTTGGGATAATTTTTGTGGCAGCATAAAATACTCCAATTCTATAAgctaaatttaataataaaggtAAAGTTAAAGTTTTTATAGccataattaaaaatttccaaaCTCCTTTAAATGAAGAAGGTAAAGTTGATGTAATAAATGGAATCACTTCAGATATTGGATTTAAAATAGATGGAGGAATTTTaggaatttcttttttcaaattttgagTAGTTAacataaataaattagcTAAAGCTTTAGAAGCAGCTTCAGATAATATTGGGAAAGTTTCATAAATACATTTAACAATATaagcaaataataatgatgattcaaTCATTGAACCTTTACCACTAATAATTCCAAATAATCCTAATCCCATAGTTGTAGTTAAAATTGATCCTAATAATGAAGCACTAAacatatcaatattaaatgGTAAAACATAAATTCgatataaaaaataaaatgatgCAGTTATAATTGATCCACTTCCTATAAGAGATATTATTAACCAAGAATCAgatttataaattgttAACCAACTCATGGTTTGTCCCATGGcttgaattaataataatgaacaAAATCCTTCTAAAATTGTGAAAATAGGagttgaattaattaatactAATCTCCAAATCATTATTggattaaatttattatcatcactaTAACcatgattatgattatgattatgattatgacTATGACTATAATAACTTAAAAAATAAGTTAATAAACTaggaataaaaaaatgttgacaataataaatcatagAAATCCATTGGAAATATTTACTTTTATGAGTTAATATTCTAATTGTAgttaatataaaatatattactAATGTTGTTAAAGAATATGCTAATCCACAATTGACTCCTCCAACATCAAATGCTAATGGAATAGtaagaattattaatacaAGATAAAGAGTCGCAAGTATTGCTCTAATTGATCGAGATATAGTTTTGATTATGGGCATTGTATCTGGAAGAATGTAAACATAAGAAGGATATGGGGGTGGGTGTGGGTGTGGctattgatgttgatgttgatgttggtTCAAAATActttaaataaacaaatctATCCTAATGagtaataattattatccaATGTTGGCGGGGAGGGAGGGAACAGGTTGAGTAGTGTATATACTGTTGAAGTAAAATGATTGTATAATGTTTaatatattgttgttgttgttgttgttaatgttGTAGGTTGTGGGTGGGTAAGTTgataaaaagaagaaaggattgtaaattttttttcttcttccttttttgTCTCCTCTCCTTTTCAATCAGTAgtttatattaatattaaattgaattgaaattttaatgGTCGTCTGCTGcgattattattaactttacaacaacaaccacacTGTTTCTCACTCACTCTTCCTATTTCTTCcgtttcaatttcaacttcttcaacttcttcaacTTTTCAATACCCACCCACCTCAACAGAGTTTACATATTAACAAATGATCACTAATGATATAAGATTCCCTCTCATTCACATGAATTAactaattttttctttctttttctttttttttgtatctCCTTCTTTTCTTAATATCATGAGAATAACTTGTTTCTATAATCAATCGatcttttaataaattccTTAAATTAATATCCAGTAATCGCTGTTcctcattattattatcattattaatataacattcaatatcaaatccTTGTAAATATCTAATAACTTCAAATTTAggtaatttatcaatatcttttaatgttttaattgttggTAATCCATAATCATTAGCAGAAACTCCATTAggaaatattattaaattaaaatgtATATTTGCTTCATGGTTTCTTTCtaatattgtttttgatggtggtagtggtggtggggAAGACTTTTTCCGTAGAGGATTGATTGTTGATGGATTAAATATTGTAAATATCTTCATTCTTGAAAACAATGTTGTCTTAATTATCTAAATGTAAATCTTCAACTTCAGTCATGTTTTATATGGGtaaagttgttgttaaaaAATACACTGTAAGTACAagattaaatgaaaatctattcaatttaaatatcaaatattaacAAAAGAGAATTAAACGAAAGATTCCCGatcatgatgatgatgataatgatgggGGGGGTCgtttaataataactaaacttattgatttttaatGGCTGAAAGTatacagcaacaacaacaactaataACCAAATTTGGCTTATATATCTTATACAATATTACAAATCTTACAATTTTGgttcccccccccccctctcCTCTCCTCTGCCATTTCTAAAATTATAATAGAACAACTTCATATTCAATTGCTCTGATTTTGGTTTACTCTGGTTTGGGAGCTACATTGTAAGAAACTACATATTTGctaaatcaagaaaaattattatgttgaaatggtaataaatttacaaaaataaGAATGACCGtcaattataatattttgttgaagaagaagaagaagatgatgatgatgatgatgatgatgatgagaaGTAATTATTGTTGCTATACGAGTATATAATGTCACCAACAGTATTTTTAACCGAATTCTTAGATTCTCCTATGGTTTGATCTGATTATGTTTTCATAAAAGATAatacaaaaagaatttaaaaagCAATAAAAAGTTatcaaatttgatgatCATCATTGATTGATGACCAGACCCCAAAAtctttttaaatcaataatatcttctatttgttgtttcacGTGGGTAAACTTGCTTAGTTAATTCAAGGATTTGAGTGTAaagttaataaatataagtTGTGGCTAACAACTAACAGTTGTTACTTTTTCGTTATTACTTAGCTGTGTTTAAGATTCTTAtagtaagtaagtaagtaattttcaatttctatTTTGCAAGTCATAcatttccaataattttgataaaataaaaataataacagaaaagaattcttttttataaaaaaacgaaaaatTCATCGTTGGACctatcaatattataatatctagttgtgatgatgattaatGGAAATTGatccttttttttggagAGGTGGTGGGGGAAAGTATTTAATCCATAACAAATCGTTTATAGCCAATAAAGAAACACTAAGGAAAATTTATCGGGTTTATCGTTATTACATTAAGGCGGATttattcaacaataaaaacaattggTTATATACGAATAATTAGAGCcacattaataaatattagTAGTTATTAGTATTGACTAGTGGTTTATCGAATGAATTCCaagtttttttctttttttttttagaccAAGAACGATACTCTATTGTGGCGGgatttaaaacaattttccTAACTCGTATTTGTATTCCTATTAgttgattgataatttttttaaaccTCCCTGTTCCGGTGTTTTCAATATTCTTTATTGGCCAAGAAATTTTAGCAACTTTTAAAAGTATTGAACTCTTTGAtgatagatagatagataatACTCACCCACAATTTGATACGGCGATATTAAGAAGTTATcgttttattaattaaaaacaaGATACGGCATAaagctaaaaaaaaaaaaaaaagaaaaatttggttttgttgaATATGATGACTCAAGATTTTTGAATCTATCtggataataatttgtGTATAACATACAAAAAACTGCATCTCTTTGCCAAGGTttcatacatatatatacaaacTCCATTTTCTTAGGTGGTAATCAGAGAATTAAGCCACttaaagataaagataaaaaatcaaatcgtCAATATAAGATCTAACTCTATTCTTACAATTTTAATGTATTgcttatttgattttactAATATTAGTATAATCTATTTCAGTGTCTCcacataataataaaatttggaaacgaccaacaacaaaggTCTTTGACTCATATTACAAGGCAGTCACGTGAGAtgattaaattatcaattaattattgtCAATTAGCACGcacccaaaaaaaatttaaacaattactGCTAAAAAAACCCCAAACTACACAAAACAAAAGGGGCCTATCACGGATAGTAGTTATTTTGCACAGAGTCAATTAAGTATTatagaaattgaaataatgCTTAACTGGGAAGGGAGGGAAGGGGGgcttcctttttttttttcaacgtTGAGAtgagattttttttaagaaCTTGATAGGAGAGtgtttttttaaagttCAAAGAgatcaattcaataatttttggTTGGTTATTCTGATTGtatcaaatatttgaattttccAGAACCAACGGCAGGTCCAATACAAATACCATTAAAGAATCCATTTAGTTAACTTTAAAGTGCCAcacttttttgttttttttttttttcccaaaAACTTATCTTACGAGTTTGTGGAAAATGGTTTTTTAACATTTGcaactattattattatccgtttcattttgtttcaattttttttttatctttattttaatttaatctAAACTtttactaaaaaaaaaaaaaaaaaaaagaaaagaagagatGGTCTTCATaagttcttcttcttcttgttgttgttcttgttgttgtataaATTGATCATATATTTCCCATAATtactttaaaaatttttcttcccaattttttttttcaaaaaaaaaagcataTACTACTGGTTCTGATTATGTCATTTTTCACAGAACCAATATCAAGATTGAAATGGGGGATTTTCccaacaagaagaattgttgatgaagatgaacaTGGAAATTTCATAGATCCGGACACAATTGTTGTCAATCCTTCCTTCTCTGATAACACTGATTCTGATACAAATTCCGATACTgtatcatcaacaacaggTTCGAAAAAACTTGAAAGTAAAGAAGCAACACAATTAATATCTACCAATAACCCTAACCCTTCCCCTGCTACTGCTACTGCTCCTGCTCCtcctgttgttgttttagaATATcgtgatgaaaaaaatcgTCCATGGTGGAAATTTTttgatgaatatgaatatcGAGTCACTAGTAATGTTAAATcgaaaagaaaatggtATAAATGGTTTCATGAAGATGATACTCCTGAAGAACGTCGAGttataatgaaaattgatattttattaacaTTTTATTCTTTAGCAGCTTATTTTGTTAAATATCTTGATCAACTGAATTTAACTAATGCTTATATTGGTGGAATGCAAGAAGGTCTTAATATGAAAGGTAATGATTTTGTTAATACAGGAGTAATGTTTTCTGTTGGTAATataattttccaaattCCATTTATGTATATTGTTTATGCTCTCCCATTAAATTATGTTTTACCAGCATTAGATCTTGGTTGGTCAATTTTAACTATATGTTTATATAAATCAGGAAATGTTCATGGATTGAAAACTCTTAGATTTTTCATTGGAGCTTTTGAAGCCCCTTCATATCTTGCTTATCATGCTTTATTTGCTTCATGGTTTAAAGGAAGTACAGGAGAAATTGCTCGTAGAGCAGgattttattatcttgGACAATATCTTGGAGTTTTAACTTCAGGACTTTTATCAGGAGCTATTGTTAGACATTTAGATGGTGTTAATGGTCATGCTGCTTGGCAATggattttcattattgatgGGATAAtttctattgttattggtaTTATTGGATTTTATATGATTCCTGGAACTCCACAAGATTGTTatagtatttttttaactgatgaagaaattagaaTTGCTAGAAGAAGAATGAAATCTGATCAAAAAGATGCTAAACCAAGAGAAAATGTtgttaaatatttttttaataaaaatatttggaaaaaaatttttagtTCATGGCATTTTTATGTTTTATCTTTATGgaatattttttgttggaaTAATTCTAATGCTAGTTCTGGTGCTTATGCATTATGGTTAAGAACTCTTAAAGATAATACTGGGAATTTAAGATTTAAAGGAGGGAAATTACAAGATTATACTGCTTTAACTCCAGGTTTAGGTTTAATATGGTTGATTTTAGCTAGTGGTTTTGCTGATTTATTAGGATCTCGATGGGGTGCTATTTTATTTACTCAAGTATTTAATATTCTTGGTAATGTATTATTAGCAGTATGGTATATCCCAGAGAAAGCAAAATGGTTTGCTTGGTGTATGCAATATTTTGGTTGGGCCATGGCTCCAGTATTATATTCATGGCAAGGAGATATTTGTCGAAGAGATATTCGTGAAAGACAAGTGGTTTTAGTATCAATGAATATTCTTGCTCAACAATCAACAGCATGGATTGCTGTTCTTGTTTGGAAAACCGTTGAAGCACCAAGGTTTTTGAAAGGTTATACTTTTACTGCTTGTAGCGCCTTTGCCTTATCAGTTTGGACAATGGTGGTATTATGGCTTTATAAACGTGAAGAAAGAGCAAATGCAAAAGCTAATGGTATTATTCTTTATGATTCATCTAAAGAAGATTTGGAACAAGTACAATTACAAGTACAAGCTGAAGCAAATATTATAGATTCCAAATCCGAGAAATTATAAGTTGGTAAAATAAGAccgacaacaacaaacaaacttttataaacaatattatattaattctgtaactttttttttttaaaaatagaCGGCTATATGTTAATTGGACTGTAAGTactattattttatttaaatgcAAGCTTTTGGATGTAAGTTGTGGTGGGGGTTGAGTGGGGATTGGTGCATAATATCAACACGATAAGAACAAATCGTTGAAATGATTTACTAACATTATTCCAACGAATTTAGTCTAAAAACCACTACAGCAAAAAAATCATGTTGTCCCCCCCCCTCCCTCTCAATATCAACTGCAAAtacaactacaactaactaactaaatTGATCCACCATCATTTGTTGCTAAATTCCTTTTTAGACAGATTTTGAAAGGCGTTTACTTTGAAAAGATAAACCGTCATCTTTTACCGAACAAACATGTTTATGCATCGCTTAATTATAGAACATGCCAATCccaagaaaagaataacGGCAAATACGggtgctttttttttttttgaaaagtaGAGAAAACCGAAGTTAATTCTAAAGAAACTTCTAagcttttctttctttctttctttcttttttgcttttattattaaaatttgtttacaattatttagtttcattattgacattaataaagaatatCTTGGCAAATATATGTACAACTTTTACAAAATGATTCCAAAGTACAtaccttcttcttcttcttcttcttcttggtATTGTTTTCCCTTCTTTCCGttttcattaattcttGACCAAATTAGGAAATCATTCTAGATTTTCAAGTgtgataattttgaaaccCCGAACCAATAaagtttcaaaataatatatctCGTTTATATTGTTAATGCAATTATTTTTGGTATCGGAGGGGAATTTGTttgataaacaataatactaataccaccaccagcagcaacaacaacaacaattttcaaaacagAATATCGCCAACAATACTCAATAACTCACCGGTTAGAATGGcacaacttttttttttttttgccgTTTAGTGATACAAATAATACCAAACAATCAGAATTTTACAAATCCATTAAGGCAAAGAAGGATATGAAGAATAACTAGAGAATTTTTTGTACCACAgggttttttttgcaactaaCAAACAAACTTCTGGTGCAGAATGtaagaaaaatttaaacCATTTCTTTGTGTAAATTCAAAGATTATCGATATGTTTATaacaattacaatcaaTCCCAATTAACTTAAAACTTTATATTGTGAATCGATTGGCAATATGGATGAGAATTACAACGTGGTatgattgattaattatCAAGGTGgtggaagaagaaaaagaaaaagaaaatatataGTGAGCTAACAATTTTGAAAcataattcaacaaataccaacttctccttcttcttcttcttctttttcaaaccCACCTTATAGAATGTGGCTTAACATGCAGCAATAGCCATATAAAACTACATATTGAATGCGTCAATATAAAATTCATTAAGGGTGGTTGAAGAACGAAAGAAAATGAACGGCAGAGAATAAATTCCgttttataataatattcgGAAATTCGGCCTGTCAATTTTAACCGAACGTTGATCAACATGATTTATTAACCACCTAATCGTACGATATATGTATCAAGTTCAACTATTTCTAATACACTTCATTAAAGATTTACTCTTTTAGTGTGTTCAGTTACTTCTCCAAAAATGGGATATTAATTGTCGTTTGTTTGGTACCAATATGAATTGGTCAAGAGaaagccaaaaaaaaaaaaaaacctttATGCAATGAAGTTTGGTAATTTTAAGAAATTATACTGTTTTGTGAAATCTCATATTGTAATAAGTTGATTGATATCCCGTCTAACTAAAAAgagtataataatatccAAAATTGAATACTCTTTACAGTAAACTTACATACATGATACATCTTTGTCAAAAAACAACAGAAGATCCTGTCAATAAGTAATATATGTAATGAGAATAGCCCAACGTCAAGTAAATTcacattttctttgtttatgTAACAAAACAAACCTGCCCATTCTATAATTAGAAACAGGTTCattcttccttttcttcttcttcttcttcttttgatGTTTTATGTAGTTATTCCTGAttctaatttatttaattaatgattgttccaaattaaaaaattgattagaCACAATGAGGTTTTCTGGGGCAACTTCTTGCATGATGGAAAAACTTAAAACTCATTTGTTAACCATTTTTGaacattcttttttctttttcaagaatgaataaaaataatcgTAATATACTAAAGATGTAGATGTTCGCCACATTTCCCATCGCTACAAAAAtgttaaaaatatttgtgTTATTTGCAGTAATGCTTAATAGTTTGTTTcacaaaattaattttcattcattttctttttttagaTTTAGTTGCCGTTCAATCATACTGCTGCTACTGctgttgcaaaaaaaaaaaaaaaaacacataCTTCttctacaacaacaacaacaacaatgtgAAAACCGTAAATCcttttgaaaaaactgTCAATAATGTCATCATCTATATTATCATTCCCAAACAACAGTCGACAATAAACTTAattacatatatatatatatatgtagTAGACTCTTCATTTTcttggatttttttttttttttacttgaTCTGTTTGCttatttttgaaacttGTAATACTTTCTATTAAATCATCCACCACATCTTGTGTCTTAAAAATGTATTCAATTCCATATATATTGACATCTTTACTATGTATACCTGTTGGCGTTATTGCAGAATCCCTTCTGTTACCAAAAAATAGTATTCAACTGgctaaatcaatattttcttgtaaattaaACGTTCATGAAACTGTCAAATATTGTAATACCAATTCACTGGAAGATTATGGTTGTATATGTTCCAATAAAGATGCAATTATGGAATATGTTGGTTGCTTTGCTTATACTCAAAAGAACCCTCACGAAGCAATAGATttctttgttgatttttgtCAAGAATATGGAAATACCACAGTTGATATGGACAACATATATACAGCTTATGAAAATTATACTGCAAAAGGTTACTATAATGTATCTAAttcatctaataataataataataatactaataatcaaattttaaacCATACAAATGTGTTTGAATCTGATCTTGCCAAAGATAAAATGGCAAAATATACTTATTCTTTGAGATTGGCTATAGATCAATATTTGGTGAATTGGGATAATACATTTTATTATGGAGCAGGGATTTTAGGTTATTGGGCTTTAGTGATATTAATTGCTGCGATATCTAATTGGACTAGAGCTTTATTCCCAGGTCTCATGACAGATTTAACCGGTCCTTTATCCAATTGGTGGAGAAAAAATATCTCTTTACCAGCAACATTTGGGGAGAAAAAATCTC is part of the Candida dubliniensis CD36 chromosome R, complete sequence genome and encodes:
- a CDS encoding ICE2 protein homologue, putative (Similar to S. cerevisiae ICE2), which codes for MPIIKTISRSIRAILATLYLVLIILTIPLAFDVGGVNCGLAYSLTTLVIYFILTTIRILTHKSKYFQWISMIYYCQHFFIPSLLTYFLSYYSHSHNHNHNHNHGYSDDNKFNPIMIWRLVLINSTPIFTILEGFCSLLLIQAMGQTMSWLTIYKSDSWLIISLIGSGSIITASFYFLYRIYVLPFNIDMFSASLLGSILTTTMGLGLFGIISGKGSMIESSLLFAYIVKCIYETFPILSEAASKALANLFMLTTQNLKKEIPKIPPSILNPISEVIPFITSTLPSSFKGVWKFLIMAIKTLTLPLLLNLAYRIGVFYAATKIIPSLYQSVSYPLVTPPKTPQSGSSRQPSSVSLSSFKEVSSSTTTTTTTSVSEIEKSGKLKLKTKNSFRLKPPHHQPPSVIIRLIYAYSPCLIIAVYTHLMLSYNGELGTELKLWPLWSTSSSSSSNSNSNSNGWDNDIQLIVHPWQFWNWINMGTTLILYAAELSSNDNSSGGGNSLTSHWKVE
- a CDS encoding major facilitator superfamily (MFS) transporter, putative (Similar to S. cerevisiae SEO1), with the translated sequence MSFFTEPISRLKWGIFPTRRIVDEDEHGNFIDPDTIVVNPSFSDNTDSDTNSDTVSSTTGSKKLESKEATQLISTNNPNPSPATATAPAPPVVVLEYRDEKNRPWWKFFDEYEYRVTSNVKSKRKWYKWFHEDDTPEERRVIMKIDILLTFYSLAAYFVKYLDQSNLTNAYIGGMQEGLNMKGNDFVNTGVMFSVGNIIFQIPFMYIVYALPLNYVLPALDLGWSILTICLYKSGNVHGLKTLRFFIGAFEAPSYLAYHALFASWFKGSTGEIARRAGFYYLGQYLGVLTSGLLSGAIVRHLDGVNGHAAWQWIFIIDGIISIVIGIIGFYMIPGTPQDCYSIFLTDEEIRIARRRMKSDQKDAKPRENVVKYFFNKNIWKKIFSSWHFYVLSLWNIFCWNNSNASSGAYALWLRTLKDNTGNLRFKGGKLQDYTALTPGLGLIWLILASGFADLLGSRWGAILFTQVFNILGNVLLAVWYIPEKAKWFAWCMQYFGWAMAPVLYSWQGDICRRDIRERQVVLVSMNILAQQSTAWIAVLVWKTVEAPRFLKGYTFTACSAFALSVWTMVVLWLYKREERANAKANGIILYDSSKEDLEQVQLQVQAEANIIDSKSEKL